The following are encoded together in the Streptomyces sp. NBC_01465 genome:
- a CDS encoding DNA-directed RNA polymerase subunit beta', with amino-acid sequence MLDVNFFDELRIGLATADDIRTWSHGEVKKPETINYRTLKPEKDGLFCEKIFGPTRDWECYCGKYKRVRFKGIICERCGVEVTRAKVRRERMGHIELAAPVTHIWYFKGVPSRLGYLLDLAPKDLEKVIYFAAYMITFVDEERRTRDLPSLEAHVSVERQQVENRRDSDLEARAKKLETDLAELEAEGAKADVRRKVREGAEREMKQLRDRAQREIDRLDEVWSRFKNLKVQDLEGDELLYRELRDRFGTYFDGSMGAAALQKRLESFDLEEEAERLREIIRTGKGQKKTRALKRLKVVSAFLQTANSPKGMVLDCVPVIPPDLRPMVQLDGGRFATSDLNDLYRRVINRNNRLKRLLDLGAPEIIVNNEKRMLQEAVDALFDNGRRGRPVTGPGNRPLKSLSDMLKGKQGRFRQNLLGKRVDYSARSVIVVGPQLKLHQCGLPKAMALELFKPFVMKRLVDLNHAQNIKSAKRMVERGRTVVYDVLEEVIAEHPVLLNRAPTLHRLGIQAFEPQLVEGKAIQIHPLVCTAFNADFDGDQMAVHLPLSAEAQAEARILMLSSNNILKPADGRPVTMPTQDMVLGLFFLTTDGELRDTKGEGRAFGSTAEAIMAFDNGELALQSQVDIRFPVGTMPPRGWVPPVAEEGEPEYQPGDTFRLRTSLGRALFNELLPEDYPFVDYSVGKKQLSEIVNDLAERYPKVIVAATLDNLKAAGFHWATRSGVTVAVSDIVVPEAKKAIVQGYEAQDEKVQKQYERGLITKDERTQELIAIWTKATNEVAEAMNANFPKTNPIFMMVDSGARGNMMQMRQIAGMRGLVSNAKNETIPRPIKASFREGLTVLEYFISTHGARKGLADTALRTADSGYLTRRLVDVSQDVIIREEDCGTERGLKLKIAVKDEAGVLRKTEDVETSVYARMLAEDVVIDGKVIAPANVDLGDVLIDALVNAGVEEVKTRSVLTCESAVGTCAFCYGRSLATGKLVDIGEAVGIIAAQSIGEPGTQLTMRTFHTGGVAGDDITQGLPRVVELFEARQPKGVAPISEAAGRVRIEETEKTKKLVVTPDDGSEETPFPISKRARLLVGEGDHVEVGQKLTVGATNPHDVLRILGQRAVQVHLVGEVQKVYNSQGVSIHDKHIEIIIRQMLRRVTIIESGDAELLPGELVERSKFETENRRVVTEGGHPASGRPQLMGITKASLATESWLSAASFQETTRVLTDAAINAKSDSLIGLKENVIIGKLIPAGTGLSRYRNIRVEPTEEAKAAMYSAVGYDDIDYSPFGTGSGQAVPLEDYDYGPYNQ; translated from the coding sequence GTGCTCGACGTCAACTTCTTCGACGAGCTGCGGATCGGCCTTGCCACCGCGGACGACATCCGGACCTGGTCGCACGGCGAAGTAAAGAAGCCGGAGACCATCAACTACCGCACGCTCAAGCCGGAAAAGGACGGGCTCTTCTGCGAGAAGATCTTCGGTCCGACCCGGGACTGGGAGTGCTACTGCGGTAAGTACAAGCGTGTCCGCTTCAAGGGCATCATCTGCGAGCGCTGCGGCGTCGAGGTCACTCGCGCCAAGGTGCGTCGTGAGCGGATGGGCCACATTGAGCTGGCCGCCCCTGTCACGCACATCTGGTACTTCAAGGGCGTCCCGTCGCGTCTGGGATACCTGCTCGACCTCGCGCCGAAGGACCTCGAGAAGGTCATCTACTTCGCCGCGTACATGATCACCTTCGTGGACGAGGAGCGCCGGACGCGCGACCTGCCCTCGCTGGAGGCTCACGTCTCCGTCGAGCGTCAGCAGGTCGAGAACCGTCGTGACTCCGACCTGGAGGCCCGCGCCAAGAAGCTCGAGACCGACCTGGCCGAGCTCGAGGCCGAGGGCGCCAAGGCCGACGTGCGCCGCAAGGTGCGCGAAGGTGCCGAGCGCGAGATGAAGCAGCTGCGCGACCGTGCGCAGCGCGAGATCGACCGTCTGGACGAGGTCTGGTCGCGCTTCAAGAACCTCAAGGTCCAGGACCTGGAGGGCGACGAGCTCCTCTACCGCGAGCTGCGTGACCGTTTCGGCACGTACTTCGACGGTTCGATGGGTGCTGCTGCACTGCAGAAGCGCCTGGAGTCCTTCGACCTCGAGGAGGAGGCCGAGCGCCTCCGCGAGATCATCCGTACCGGCAAGGGCCAGAAGAAGACCCGTGCGCTCAAGCGCCTCAAGGTCGTCTCCGCGTTCCTGCAGACCGCGAACAGCCCCAAGGGCATGGTTCTCGACTGCGTGCCGGTCATCCCGCCGGACCTCCGCCCGATGGTGCAGCTGGACGGTGGCCGCTTCGCGACCTCCGACCTGAACGACCTGTACCGCCGTGTGATCAACCGCAACAACCGCCTGAAGCGCCTTCTCGACCTCGGTGCCCCCGAGATCATCGTGAACAACGAGAAGCGCATGCTCCAGGAGGCCGTGGACGCCCTCTTCGACAACGGTCGTCGTGGTCGCCCGGTCACCGGTCCCGGTAACCGCCCGCTCAAGTCCCTCAGCGACATGCTGAAGGGCAAGCAGGGTCGTTTCCGCCAGAACCTCCTCGGCAAGCGTGTGGACTACTCCGCGCGTTCCGTGATCGTCGTCGGTCCGCAGCTCAAGCTGCACCAGTGCGGTCTGCCGAAGGCCATGGCTCTGGAGCTCTTCAAGCCGTTCGTGATGAAGCGTCTGGTTGACCTCAACCACGCGCAGAACATCAAGTCGGCCAAGCGCATGGTCGAGCGTGGCCGCACCGTCGTGTACGACGTCCTCGAAGAGGTCATCGCCGAGCACCCGGTGCTGCTGAACCGTGCACCCACCCTGCACCGCCTCGGCATCCAGGCCTTCGAGCCCCAGCTGGTCGAGGGCAAGGCCATCCAGATCCACCCGCTCGTCTGCACCGCGTTCAACGCGGACTTCGACGGTGACCAGATGGCCGTGCACCTGCCGCTGTCGGCAGAGGCGCAGGCCGAGGCCCGCATCCTGATGCTGTCCTCGAACAACATCCTCAAGCCGGCCGACGGCCGTCCGGTCACGATGCCGACCCAGGACATGGTCCTCGGTCTGTTCTTCCTGACCACCGACGGCGAGCTCCGTGACACCAAGGGCGAGGGCCGTGCATTCGGCTCGACGGCCGAGGCGATCATGGCGTTCGACAATGGTGAGCTCGCTCTCCAGTCGCAGGTCGACATCCGCTTCCCGGTGGGCACCATGCCGCCGCGTGGCTGGGTGCCGCCGGTCGCCGAGGAGGGCGAGCCCGAGTACCAGCCGGGTGACACCTTCCGGCTGCGTACGTCGCTGGGCCGCGCGCTCTTCAACGAGCTGCTGCCCGAGGACTACCCGTTCGTCGACTACTCGGTGGGCAAGAAGCAGCTCTCCGAGATCGTCAACGACCTGGCCGAGCGCTACCCCAAGGTCATCGTGGCGGCGACGCTCGACAACCTGAAGGCGGCGGGCTTCCACTGGGCGACCCGTTCCGGCGTCACCGTCGCCGTTTCGGACATCGTCGTCCCGGAGGCCAAGAAGGCCATCGTCCAGGGCTACGAGGCTCAGGACGAGAAGGTCCAGAAGCAGTACGAGCGCGGTCTGATCACCAAGGACGAGCGCACGCAGGAGCTCATCGCGATCTGGACCAAGGCGACCAACGAGGTTGCCGAGGCGATGAACGCGAACTTCCCCAAGACGAACCCCATCTTCATGATGGTTGACTCGGGTGCCCGAGGAAACATGATGCAGATGCGTCAGATCGCCGGTATGCGTGGTCTGGTGTCGAACGCGAAGAACGAGACGATCCCGCGTCCCATCAAGGCGTCGTTCCGTGAGGGCCTGACCGTCCTCGAGTACTTCATCTCCACGCACGGTGCCCGTAAGGGTCTGGCTGACACCGCCCTGCGTACCGCCGACTCGGGTTACCTGACCCGTCGTCTGGTGGACGTCTCGCAGGACGTCATCATCCGCGAGGAGGACTGTGGCACCGAGCGCGGTCTGAAGCTGAAGATCGCGGTCAAGGACGAGGCCGGTGTGCTCCGCAAGACGGAGGACGTCGAGACCTCGGTCTACGCCCGCATGCTCGCCGAGGACGTCGTCATCGACGGCAAGGTCATCGCGCCGGCCAACGTGGACCTGGGCGACGTGCTCATCGACGCGCTGGTCAACGCGGGCGTCGAGGAGGTCAAGACCCGCTCGGTCCTGACCTGTGAGTCCGCGGTCGGCACCTGTGCCTTCTGCTACGGCCGCTCGCTGGCCACCGGCAAGCTGGTCGACATCGGTGAGGCGGTCGGCATCATCGCCGCCCAGTCCATCGGTGAGCCCGGTACCCAGCTGACGATGCGTACCTTCCACACCGGTGGTGTGGCCGGTGACGACATCACCCAGGGTCTGCCCCGTGTTGTCGAGCTCTTCGAGGCCCGTCAGCCCAAGGGTGTCGCCCCGATCTCGGAGGCGGCAGGCCGCGTCCGTATCGAGGAGACCGAGAAGACCAAGAAGCTCGTGGTCACGCCGGACGACGGCTCGGAGGAGACTCCGTTCCCGATCTCCAAGCGTGCCCGTCTGCTGGTGGGCGAGGGCGATCACGTCGAGGTGGGCCAGAAGCTCACCGTGGGTGCCACCAACCCGCACGACGTGCTGCGCATCCTCGGCCAGCGTGCGGTCCAGGTCCACCTGGTCGGTGAAGTCCAGAAGGTCTACAACTCGCAGGGCGTGTCGATCCACGACAAGCACATCGAGATCATCATCCGGCAGATGCTGCGCCGCGTGACGATCATCGAGTCCGGCGACGCGGAGCTCCTGCCGGGCGAGCTCGTCGAGCGCTCGAAGTTCGAGACCGAGAACCGTCGTGTGGTCACCGAGGGCGGTCACCCCGCCTCCGGCCGTCCGCAGCTGATGGGTATCACCAAGGCCTCGCTGGCGACGGAATCCTGGCTGTCGGCCGCCTCCTTCCAGGAGACGACCCGAGTCCTGACGGATGCGGCGATCAACGCCAAGTCCGACAGCCTCATCGGCCTCAAGGAGAACGTCATCATCGGTAAGCTCATCCCGGCCGGTACGGGTCTCTCCCGTTACCGCAACATCCGGGTGGAGCCCACCGAGGAGGCCAAGGCCGCGATGTACTCGGCCGTCGGCTACGACGACATCGACTACTCGCCGTTCGGCACCGGCTCCGGCCAGGCCGTCCCGCTGGAGGACTACGACTACGGTCCGTACAACCAGTAG
- the tuf gene encoding elongation factor Tu, whose amino-acid sequence MAKAKFERTKPHVNIGTIGHIDHGKTTLTAAITKVLHDAYPDLNEASAFDQIDKAPEERQRGITISIAHVEYQTESRHYAHVDCPGHADYIKNMITGAAQMDGAILVVAATDGPMPQTKEHVLLARQVGVPYIVVALNKADMVDDEEILELVELEVRELLSEYEFPGDDLPVVKVSALKALEGDKEWGQSVLNLMAAVDESIPQPERDVDKPFLMPIEDVFTITGRGTVVTGRIERGVLKVNETVDIVGIKQEKTTTTVTGIEMFRKLLDEGQAGENVGLLLRGIKREDVERGQVIIKPGSVTPHTEFEAQAYILSKDEGGRHTPFFNNYRPQFYFRTTDVTGVVTLPEGTEMVMPGDNTEMNVALIQPVAMEEGLKFAIREGGRTVGAGQVIKITK is encoded by the coding sequence GTGGCGAAGGCAAAGTTCGAGCGGACTAAGCCGCACGTCAACATCGGCACCATCGGTCACATTGACCACGGTAAGACGACCCTCACGGCCGCCATTACCAAGGTGCTGCACGACGCGTACCCCGACCTGAACGAGGCCTCGGCCTTCGACCAGATCGACAAGGCTCCCGAGGAGCGTCAGCGCGGTATCACGATCTCGATCGCGCACGTCGAGTACCAGACGGAGTCGCGTCACTACGCGCACGTCGACTGCCCGGGTCACGCTGACTACATCAAGAACATGATCACGGGTGCCGCGCAGATGGACGGCGCGATCCTCGTGGTTGCCGCCACCGACGGCCCGATGCCGCAGACCAAGGAGCACGTGCTCCTGGCCCGCCAGGTCGGCGTTCCGTACATCGTCGTCGCCCTGAACAAGGCCGACATGGTGGACGACGAGGAGATCCTGGAGCTCGTCGAGCTCGAGGTTCGTGAGCTCCTCTCCGAGTACGAGTTCCCGGGCGACGACCTTCCGGTCGTCAAGGTCTCGGCGCTCAAGGCGCTCGAGGGCGACAAGGAGTGGGGCCAGTCGGTCCTGAACCTGATGGCCGCCGTCGACGAGTCGATCCCGCAGCCCGAGCGCGACGTCGACAAGCCGTTCCTGATGCCGATCGAGGACGTCTTCACGATCACCGGTCGTGGCACCGTCGTCACCGGCCGCATCGAGCGTGGTGTCCTCAAGGTCAACGAGACCGTTGACATCGTGGGCATCAAGCAGGAGAAGACCACCACCACGGTCACCGGCATCGAGATGTTCCGCAAGCTGCTCGACGAGGGCCAGGCCGGTGAGAACGTCGGTCTGCTCCTCCGTGGCATCAAGCGCGAGGACGTCGAGCGCGGCCAGGTCATCATCAAGCCCGGTTCGGTCACGCCGCACACCGAGTTCGAGGCCCAGGCCTACATCCTGTCGAAGGACGAGGGTGGCCGTCACACCCCCTTCTTCAACAACTACCGTCCGCAGTTCTACTTCCGCACGACGGACGTGACCGGCGTTGTGACCCTCCCCGAGGGCACCGAGATGGTCATGCCGGGCGACAACACCGAGATGAACGTTGCGCTCATCCAGCCCGTCGCCATGGAAGAGGGCCTGAAGTTCGCCATCCGTGAGGGTGGCCGGACCGTCGGCGCCGGCCAGGTCATCAAGATCACCAAGTAA
- the fusA gene encoding elongation factor G yields MATTSLDLAKVRNIGIMAHIDAGKTTTTERILFYTGVSYKIGEVHDGAATMDWMEQEQERGITITSAATTCHWPLNDVDHTINIIDTPGHVDFTVEVERSLRVLDGAVTVFDGVAGVEPQSETVWRQADRYGVPRICFVNKLDRTGAEFHRCVDMIVDRLGAVPLVMQLPIGSEGDFKGVVDLVTMKAFVWSAEAAKGEAYDIVDIPDTHTEAADEWRGKLLEAVSEHDDEMMELYLEGQEPTEDQLYAAIRRITLASKGSADSVTVSPVFCGTAFKNKGVQPLLDAVVRYLPSPLDVEAIEGHDVKDPEKVVKRKPSDDEPFSGLAFKIASDPHLGKLTFVRVYSGRLEAGTSVLNSVKGKKERIGKIYRMHANKREEIASVGAGDIIAVMGLKQTTTGETLCDEKNPVILESMDFPAPVIQVAIEPKSKGDQERLGVAIQRLAEEDPSFQVHSDEETGQTIIGGMGELHLEVLVDRMKREFRVEANVGKPQVAYRETIRKAVERIDYTHKKQTGGTGQFAKVQIALEPIEGGDASYEFVNKVTGGRIPREYIPSVDAGAQEAMQFGILAGYEMVGVRVTLLDGGYHEVDSSELAFKIAGSQAFKEGARKASPVLLEPMMAVEVTTPEDYMGDVIGDLNSRRGQIQAMEERSGARVVKGLVPLSEMFGYVGDLRSKTSGRASYSMQFDSYAEVPRNVAEEIIAKAKGE; encoded by the coding sequence ATGGCCACCACTTCGCTTGACCTGGCCAAGGTCCGCAACATCGGGATCATGGCCCACATCGACGCGGGCAAGACGACCACCACTGAGCGGATCCTCTTCTACACCGGTGTGAGCTACAAGATCGGTGAAGTCCACGACGGCGCTGCCACGATGGACTGGATGGAGCAGGAGCAGGAGCGCGGCATCACGATCACGTCTGCCGCGACGACCTGCCACTGGCCGCTCAACGATGTCGATCACACGATCAACATCATCGACACCCCGGGTCACGTCGACTTCACCGTCGAGGTGGAGCGTTCGCTCCGCGTCCTCGACGGCGCTGTCACCGTGTTCGACGGTGTCGCGGGCGTCGAGCCCCAGTCCGAGACTGTCTGGCGTCAGGCGGACCGCTACGGCGTTCCGCGTATCTGCTTCGTCAACAAGCTCGACCGTACGGGCGCCGAGTTCCACCGCTGCGTCGACATGATCGTGGACCGCCTCGGCGCCGTCCCGCTCGTCATGCAGCTCCCGATCGGTTCCGAGGGCGACTTCAAGGGTGTCGTCGACCTCGTGACGATGAAGGCCTTCGTCTGGTCCGCCGAGGCGGCCAAGGGCGAGGCGTACGACATCGTCGACATCCCGGACACGCACACCGAGGCTGCCGACGAGTGGCGCGGGAAGCTGCTCGAGGCCGTGTCGGAGCACGACGACGAGATGATGGAGCTGTACCTCGAGGGCCAGGAGCCCACCGAGGACCAGCTGTACGCCGCCATCCGTCGCATCACGCTGGCCTCCAAGGGCAGCGCCGACTCGGTCACCGTTTCCCCGGTGTTCTGCGGTACGGCGTTCAAGAACAAGGGCGTCCAGCCCCTGCTCGACGCCGTTGTGCGCTACCTGCCTTCCCCCCTGGACGTCGAGGCCATCGAGGGCCACGACGTCAAGGACCCGGAGAAGGTCGTCAAGCGCAAGCCTTCGGACGACGAGCCCTTCTCGGGCCTGGCGTTCAAGATCGCGAGCGACCCGCACCTCGGCAAGCTCACCTTCGTCCGGGTCTACTCCGGTCGCCTGGAGGCCGGCACCTCGGTGCTGAACTCCGTCAAGGGCAAGAAGGAGCGCATCGGCAAGATCTACCGCATGCACGCGAACAAGCGTGAGGAGATCGCATCGGTGGGCGCCGGCGACATCATCGCCGTCATGGGCCTGAAGCAGACCACCACCGGTGAGACGCTCTGCGACGAGAAGAACCCGGTCATCCTGGAGTCCATGGACTTCCCGGCGCCGGTTATTCAGGTCGCGATCGAGCCCAAGTCCAAGGGTGACCAGGAGCGTCTGGGCGTCGCCATTCAGCGTCTCGCTGAAGAGGACCCCTCGTTCCAGGTGCACTCCGACGAGGAGACCGGCCAGACCATCATCGGTGGTATGGGCGAGCTTCACCTCGAGGTGCTCGTCGACCGCATGAAGCGCGAGTTCCGCGTCGAGGCGAACGTCGGCAAGCCCCAGGTCGCGTACCGCGAGACGATCCGCAAGGCCGTCGAGCGTATCGACTACACGCACAAGAAGCAGACTGGTGGTACCGGCCAGTTCGCGAAGGTGCAGATCGCCCTTGAGCCCATCGAGGGTGGCGACGCCTCTTACGAGTTCGTCAACAAGGTCACCGGTGGCCGCATCCCCCGTGAGTACATCCCCTCGGTGGACGCGGGTGCTCAGGAAGCCATGCAGTTCGGCATCCTGGCCGGTTACGAGATGGTCGGCGTCCGCGTCACCCTTCTCGACGGTGGTTACCACGAGGTCGACTCCTCCGAGCTCGCCTTCAAGATCGCCGGTTCGCAGGCGTTCAAGGAGGGTGCTCGCAAGGCCTCTCCCGTGCTCCTCGAGCCGATGATGGCCGTCGAGGTCACCACGCCCGAGGACTACATGGGCGATGTGATCGGCGACCTCAACTCCCGCCGTGGCCAGATCCAGGCCATGGAGGAGCGCAGCGGCGCCCGCGTCGTGAAGGGCCTCGTGCCCCTCTCGGAGATGTTCGGCTACGTCGGCGACCTCCGCAGCAAGACCTCGGGTCGCGCAAGCTACTCGATGCAGTTCGACTCCTACGCCGAGGTTCCGCGGAACGTCGCCGAGGAGATCATCGCGAAGGCCAAGGGCGAGTAA
- the rpsG gene encoding 30S ribosomal protein S7 — MPRKGPAPKRPVIIDPVYGSPLVTSLINKILLDGKRSTAERIVYGAMEGLREKTGNDPVITLKRALENVKPALEVKSRRVGGATYQVPIEVKPGRASTLALRWLVGYSRARREKTMTERLMNELLDASNGLGAAVKKREDTHKMAESNKAFAHYRW, encoded by the coding sequence ATGCCTCGTAAGGGCCCCGCCCCGAAGCGCCCGGTCATCATTGACCCGGTCTATGGTTCTCCTCTTGTCACCTCGCTGATCAACAAGATCCTGCTGGACGGCAAGCGCTCCACCGCTGAGCGCATCGTCTACGGCGCGATGGAAGGCCTCCGCGAGAAGACCGGCAACGACCCGGTCATCACGCTGAAGCGCGCGCTTGAGAACGTCAAGCCCGCCCTTGAGGTCAAGTCCCGCCGTGTCGGTGGCGCCACCTACCAGGTGCCGATCGAGGTCAAGCCCGGTCGCGCGTCCACCCTGGCGCTGCGCTGGCTCGTCGGTTACTCCCGCGCCCGTCGCGAGAAGACCATGACCGAGCGCCTCATGAACGAGCTCCTCGACGCCTCGAACGGCCTCGGTGCGGCCGTCAAGAAGCGTGAGGACACCCACAAGATGGCCGAGTCCAACAAGGCCTTCGCGCACTACCGCTGGTAG
- the rpsL gene encoding 30S ribosomal protein S12 has protein sequence MPTIQQLVRKGRQDKVEKNKTPALEGSPQRRGVCTRVFTTTPKKPNSALRKVARVRLTSGIEVTAYIPGEGHNLQEHSIVLVRGGRVKDLPGVRYKIIRGSLDTQGVKNRKQARSRYGAKKEK, from the coding sequence GTGCCTACGATTCAGCAGCTGGTCCGGAAGGGCCGGCAGGACAAGGTCGAGAAGAACAAGACCCCCGCGCTCGAGGGTTCGCCCCAGCGTCGTGGCGTCTGCACCCGTGTCTTCACGACCACCCCGAAGAAGCCCAACTCGGCCCTCCGTAAGGTCGCGCGTGTTCGCCTGACCTCCGGCATCGAGGTCACGGCCTACATCCCGGGTGAGGGACACAACCTGCAGGAGCACTCGATCGTGCTCGTGCGAGGCGGCCGTGTGAAGGACCTGCCTGGTGTTCGTTACAAGATCATCCGCGGTTCGCTCGACACCCAGGGTGTCAAGAACCGCAAGCAGGCCCGCAGCCGCTACGGCGCCAAGAAGGAGAAGTAA